In the Blautia coccoides genome, CTGTCAGCATATACTGACGGATATTCTTTACTTTGGTGGTATTCTTGCTTAAGCTGAAAAATACATACTGTATATGCTCATACCCCACCTTCAAAAGTCTGTTCTTTACCACCTGTGCAGGCATAGCTTCCCCATTAATTTGCAGATATTTTTTTGTAGTACAAATAGCATCCAGCATCAGTTCCACCAGTTCTTCTACACTTTCTGGCTTATAACTCTGACAAAGAATGTCGTATTCGATATTGTCACAGATGATTTGACGATATGCATACCTCTCATCCATCTTATCCACATCTTTCCGGTCATGATGGATAGAAGGATATGATTCAGTCTTACTTGATTCATTATCGTTATATTCAGTATTATTACAGTTTGCTTTTGAAACTTCTTGAAGTTTATTTTTCAAACTTCCTGAGGTTTGTTTTTCAAACTTCTTGAAGTTTGTTTTTGAAACTTCCTGAAGTTTGTTTTCTAAACTTCTTAAAGTTTGTTTTTCAAACTTCTGCGTATTTACAGCGTTTTCAGGCATATTTTCTTCAAAATTGCAGGGTATCTGTTCCTCATATTCCGGATCATCTGTTTCAATCTTCATTTCTGCAGGCTCGTCTGGATATTCACGGAGGCTGAAATTCTTCACATAAATGACATTTGCTTTACCAAGCCCTAGCCTTTTCTTCTCAATCAGACCAATCCCTGTTTCCTGATCCAGTTCTTTCAGGCAGTTAACCGCTTTATTCCTTCCGCAGTTCAGCATTTCCATAATTTCTTCCACAGAAAAAAAGATATATACTCTGTCTTCCTCGTCCAGCCAGCGATTTTTTATCGAAAGCGACATCCGATCTAACATAAGACCATACAGTACCTTTGCCTCACAGGAGAGATTTTTGAAATATTCACTTGTAAACAACAACTTAGGAATCCGATAGAACTGATACATATCGCCTTCCATTCCCTGAAAATAGCTAAATGTTGCTCTAATACTCATGAATCACCCTCCCTTCTTTTTCCGCTATTTATTCTTATTACTCCATTCCTCCAGCAGCTCAATGATTACGGAACGCATCTTCTGCTCATCATAATCAGGAGTAAAATACTTGTTGATCTCATTTTGCTTTAAAGTAACGGTTCTTGCCTTTCTTTTTTCTCCCATTATCAAAAGCCGTAGGATTTCTTTCGTTAATGTCTTTTCTTCGCTTCTGATTTTTATTTTCTTCGCCTGTTCAAGACTTGGATATTTCCCTGTAGTATTATGAATCTCCTCCAGCCAGATCTGTTCGGATGGCTCCAGATATGAAAGTTCCACTCCTGTCTGGATACCCATAAGATCCTTGTCCACTGCATCCAAAATTGGTTTGCGCAGATAAGTCAGCCTGACATAACGGTACACCTGCCTCGCACTGTCGTTTCCAGCTTTACCGATGGTTTCAGCTGAAATCCCTCCGCTGACACCCTGATGGTTCATTGCCTGCATTTTCATCCTGTATGCAAACGCCTTTTCACTTGGAAGGATATGTTCTCTTTGCAGATTGCTGTCTACCATTGCCCGAACAGCATCATCATCACTCATTTCCCGGATAATGACCGGAACCTGCGTCAATCCTACAAGAACAGCTGCATGTTTTCTTCTGTGTCCGGATACAATCTCATAACCTCCCTTTTTTGATGGACGCACCAGCAGCGCAGTTAATATGCCCTGTGTTTTTATACTTTCTACCAGCTCATTCATCTCGTCATCATCGTTAACATGAAAAGGATGATTCACAAAATCCCGCAACTGACCAATTGGAATTTCCTGAATATCATCTTTTAATACTGCTCCACCAATAAGGTCATCATAAGAAGTCAATTTTATCTTCGATGCACTTCTACTCTTCATCTGAAAGCACCTCCTGAGTCAGATACTGATATGCTTCTGCAACCTTACCCCTGGGATCATGACGGAAAATACTGATCCCCTCTGCACTGATTTCAGCAGCACGGACAGAAAACGGTATATTATGAGTGAAAATACGAATCTGGCTTCCATAGGTATCGTGAATTAATTCTGTAATATCCCGTGCATAGGTTGTTCGTCTATCTACCATGGTGATCAATATTCCTTCGATGGAAAGTCCTCTGTTCAGCTGTCTTCGCACCTTACCGATTGTCCGGATCAGGTCCTCTAATCCTTTTACGGGAAGATAGGCTGCCTGAACCGGAATAAGTACCGCATCCGCACATGCAAGTGCATTGATGGTGAGCATTCCCAGGGACGGCATACAGTCGATTAATACATAATCGTACAGACCTTTCACCTGATCAATATACTGCCGGAGTACCAGTTCCCTGCTCATAAAATTCACCAATGACACTTCCATTCCAGCAAGTTCAATATTTGCCGGAAGTAAATCAATCCCCTCTTCGTGGCGAAGAATACCCAGAGAATCGTCAAATGTTTCCTCATTTACAATTTTCATAAGAATTGTAGCCAGTGTTACATTCAACTCATCCGGATTGTGATAGCCAAGACTTGCCGTCATACTTCCCTGCGGATCATTGTCTACTACTAAAACACGCTTTCCCTCTCTGGCTAGTCCCACTGCCAGATTTACACAACTGGTGGTTTTACCCACTCCGCCTTTCTGTGAACATAAAGCCAGTACCTTGCAGCCATTACTTACTGTTTCTTTCATTGTCTTTTTCCTCCCACAAATATTTTGATCCCTTCAGCATCCACAGCATTGCATCTAAAAATGCAAGAAATCTTTCCGTCATGCTTTCCATCCCCTGCTCCGATAAGGCAGGGCTGTCCTTTTTTATGTCTTTGGACACTTCTTCAAGGACGGTGTACATTTCACGAGCCTCTGATCTGAGAATTTCCAGATTCTCCCGTTTTCCCACCACACAAACATGGTTATAGATACAGGAGCGGACAATATAATCCTGCTTTTTCATGCCACTTGCCTTTACCCTTTCATTGATGACCTGCTGTTCATAAGGTGTAACCCGGAATGCAATTGTCGGTTTATTGTGTTTCCCATGTCTGTCACTTGCCATTTCAAAGTACCTCCATTTTTGAATTATCATATTTTTTCAAAGATTTTCTAACCATTGACACCATCCCCTTCTAATTCACTGTTATTCTTATACTTTTTATCAAGAAGCCCTGCCAATTTGCTCTGGGTTGAAGGATACAGATGGGAATAGGTATTTAATGTTGTTTCTACCTTTTCATGTCCCAGACGTTCTGCGATCTCCAGCGGAGCAACTCCCATATCCACCAGCATACTGGCATGGGAATGCCTGAGATCGTGCAAGCGAATTCTTTTTACTCCCGATTTTTCAATTCCGTTGACCATACAATGTTCCATATATGATTTTGTAAAACGAAACAGCCTTTCGTGCTTCATAATTCCGTACAGATGACTGCAGTACTCTTGAAATTCCTCAACCAGAAAATCCGGAAGTGTAATTACCCTGATACTTTTTGGTGTTTTCGGTCTGGTAATCACATCCTTTCCTTTTAATCTCTGATAAGATTTGTTGACAGAAACCGTTTTTTCCTCAAGATTGATATCATTATAAGTTAAAGCCAAAAGCTCCCCGATTCTCATCCCCGTCCAGTACAGAAACTGAAATGCCATCTTCGCCTCCGGTTTATCATCTACTGTTTCGAGAAAAGTCTCGAATTCATCCTGCATCCAGAAGTCCTTCGGCTCTCCTTTGCTTTTCCCGATACTACCTGCTTTCCTGCAAGGATTATCTTTCAGATTGTAATACCGCACAGCATAATTAAAAATTGCCCCCAGCTGGCAGTTGATCGTTTTCAGATATGTCTCAGAATAATTCTGCTTCAACAACTCGTTCTGCCAGTTTCTGATATCTGCAACTGTAATCTCACTTAAGACCTTATGCTCAAAATATGGTTTGATTTTCAAATCAATGATATAACGTTTTGTGTACATGGTATTTTCACGCAGCCGGACTTCCATATCTTTGTAATATAGCTCAAGGAAATTACCAAACTCGATCTCAACACTCTGCGTTTGCTGCTGAAGGAAATCCCTCTCCCACTCTTTTGCTTCTCCCTTGGTCCGAAAGCCACGTTTCTGTTTTCTCTTCCGGTTTCCCTGCCAGTCCTTGTAATACACCTGTACTTTCCAGTTTTTTCCTTCTTTATATACTCCCATTGCTATTCCTCCACTTTCATGCCATAAATCTTCTCGGCAAGAAATTTCGTTGATATCTTTCCCGGAATGACCAGAAATCCTCGTTCTTTCAGTTCCTCGTTGTAGCCTTTCATGATTTTATATGCAAAGGCTTTCGATACTCCCAATACTGCACAAACATCATCTACGTTCATATACATTTTTTCCTGTGTCATACTCATATTGCTTTTTCCTCCGATAAATACTGTTCTACATGTTCCAGACCATAAATCTTGTCCTCAACATAACGAGTGGGCACCCGTCCTAAAATCACATAATAATTTTTATTTGCCAGGTCAGCGTTCATCCGTTCCACTACCCTGTAAGCAAAAGAGACCGAGATATCAAATACTTCCGCTACGTCTTCCACTGACAAATACATCTTTCTTTTACGCATGGAACCATTCCACTCCCTTCTCCTGCGGGATCTGACAGACATCCTCAATCCCGTAAAAACGTTCCACAAAATACTTGGTCGGAACCTTGCCTTTAAGAACCAGATACCCTTTCTTTTCCAGTTCGCTGTTCAAATTTGCAATGATCTCATAAGCAGAGGTTGTAGATACCTCCAAAAGTTCACATACATCTGCTGCTTTTAAAAATAATTTGTTCTGCATAATCAGTACCTCCTTTGTGTTCTGAAAGTTTTCCCTTCATGTACACCGGACTGGCAGGAGGATTTTCGGACACATTTTTCCGAAATTTTGCAAATTTTCCACAGGTAAAATTTCCTTACAAATTCAAAAGCAATAAAAAAACAGCCTGCCATGATGAAAACTACTTCATCAAAACAAACTGTTCTATAAAAATATCCCGATATTCTCTTCTGGAAATGCAATGATATTCCGGAAAAACTTATCTATTCAAGAAATCCAGCTAGTAAAAAAAATAATTTTTAACTCCATTTGCACTCCAGAGACAAAAATAAATCCCCGGGAAAGCCCATAAATACAGGCTTTTCCGAGGATTTGACTTCTATTCGAACTCAATCGTAGCCGGCGGTTTCCCCGTACAATCATACATAACCCGATTAATATGCTTCACCTCATTCACGATCCTGTTTGTCGCCTTCCCAATCACATCCCAGGGAATCTCCGCACTCTCAGCGGTCATGAAGTCAGTAGTAGTAACCGCCCTCAGCGCCACTGCATAGTCATAGGTTCTCTCGTCACCCATAACGCCCACAGACCGCATATTAGTCAACGCCGCAAAATACTGTCCAATCTCCTTATCCAGCCCTGCATTGGCGATTTCCTCGCGCCAGATAGCGTCAGCCTCCTGCACCATCTCCACCTTTTCTGCGGTTACTTCTCCAATGATCCTGATTCCAAGCCCGGGACCGGGGAATGGCTGACGGAACACCAGATAATCCGGAATTCCCAGTTCAAGACCAGCCCTACGCACCTCATCTTTAAACAGGTCACGGAGCGGCTCAATGATCTCCTTAAAATCAACATAATCCGGCAGTCCACCTACATTGTGGTGAGATTTTATCACAGTGGACTCTCCGCCCACTCCGCTCTCCACAACATCAGGATAAATGGTACCCTGCACTAAAAAGTCAACTGTTCCAATCTTCTTAGCCTCTTCCTCAAATACCCGGATAAATTCTTCACCGATAATTTTTCTCTTATCTTCCGGCTCTTCCGCGCCTTTTAATCTCTCATAAAATCGTTCCTGTGCATTGACTCTGATAAAGTTCAGGTTATAAGGCCCCTCCGGTCCGAATACTGCCTCAACTTCATCCCCTTCGTTCTTCCTTAAAAGCCCGTGATCCACAAACACACAGGTAAGCTGATTACCAACCGCCTTTGACAGCATAACAGCCGCCACAGAAGAATCCACGCCGCCTGAAAGCGCACACAGCACCTTGCCGTCTCCAACCTTCTCACGGATGGCTTTGATACTCTCCTCCACAAAAGAAACCATCTTCCAGTCACCGGAGCATTCACACACATTATAAACGAAATTGGAAAGCATCTTCTTTCCTTCCTGTGTATGCAGCACCTCCGGATGGAACTGAACGGCATAGAGATTCTTTTCCGTATTCTGCACTGCCGCCACCGGGCAGTCTGATGTATGGGCAATGATATCAAATCCCGGTGCCTCTTTTGCAATATAGTCATTATGACTCATCCAGCAAATTGTCTTCTCGGACACATTCTCAAACATCTTGGAAGACTGTTCCACCGTAACCTCAATCTTTCCATATTCCCTGACAGGCGCTGTGCCTACTTGGCCGCCTAACAGATGCATCATCAGCTGCGCACCATAGCAGATTCCCAGAACCGGAATTCCCAGCTCAAAGATTTCTTTTGTATATGTGGGAGAATCCTCCAGATACACGCTGTTAGGACCACCTGTAAAAATAATTCCCTTAGGCTGGATTTCCTTTATCTTTTCAATATCTGTTTTGTAAGAATAAATCTCACAATATACATTACATTCCCGAACACGTCTTGCTATCAACTGGTTATACTGGCCGCCAAAATCAAGTACAATTACGGTTTCTCTCTTCAAAAAAGTGTCCTCCTGTTCTTTTGCATTCCTCAAAACTAGATTTCATTATAAAATATCCAGCTTCAATTTACAAGAAATTTTCCCTTCCATCTCATAAAAACAGAATATCTGACAAAAATCATCCCTGCAAATCCACATTCTTCGTGAACCTTACTTAACGGTACTTTAAACAGGGTTCACATGAACCATACAGTGTTTGACCAATGGGAATTCCTTTTCAATAGCGTCATGTACCTTCTGGGCAATCTCGTGTCCTTCCTCAAGAGAAAGGGTTCCATCAGCAGAAATCTCAATATCCACGTACATTTTTGCACCAAACAGCCTGGTATGCAGCATATCAATACTCAATACCCCTGCCTGTTTTGAGATAATACCGCGCATCTGCTCTAATGTCTCATCATCACATGACTTATCCACCATCTTATCCACTGCGTCCTTAAATATATCATAAGCTGCTTTTCCGATAAACAGGCAAATGATCACGCTTGCTATAGGGTCTAAAATAGGATATCCCAATCTTGCTCCCAAAATACCGGCAAATGCGCCAATAGACGAAAGCGCATCCGAACGATGATGCCACGCCTCCGCCATCAAAGCTCCGGAATTGATTTTCTTAGCCGCCGCTCTGGTATACCAATACATCCATTCTTTGAACACAATAGAAACAACCGCTGCCACAAGCGCAATAACTCCCGGAATTGCCGCATCTCCACTGTTTCCCTTTATAATCTTCTCCAGACCGCTGATTCCGATTCCCAGTCCTGTAGCCAGCAGGATCACTGCCAGCACAATGGCTGCCACACACTCCAGTCTGTCGTGTCCATACTGATGATCCGCATCTGATTTTCTTTTGGAAATGCTGACCCCCAGCACCGCAATGATGGTTCCGAACACATCTGATGCTGAGTGTACCGCATCAGAGATCATAGCACCGGAATGTCCTATAATACCTGCAAGCAGCTTGAAAAGAGACAGAAGTACATTACCTGCCACACTAACTCCGGATACATGAAGTGCAATTTTCTTTGCCTTTTCATCCGATACAAATTCTTTCTTTACCTGTTCCATTTTAAATCCTCCCCGGTATTGATTCTTACTACTGCATAACTTTCTCTGCCGCTTCTTAATACCCGGGCTGTTTCCACCCATTTAAAAAGCACCTGCGGAACAATAAAGTAATCTACTGTCCCACAGATGCCATTGTTCATCTGCTGTCACTAAAAGTGACCCGGCTATACGGATGGCCTGCATCCGTGCCTGCTCAGTTTGTACTGTAGTTTACATGCAGTGCAAAGAAGTTTATGTTATTTTATGCCAGAGCAGGCCTATTAGTCAATGCTAATTTTTTATTTAATTTTCTGTCTCTAATTCTTTGATCACAATGCCCATCCGTTTTGCGCATACAATCGCCTGAGACATGTTGAGCACTGCGCCTCTCAGTTCTTCCTTGCCGTCAGAAATGATGATCCTGTCCATATCACAATCAGACATATCCACACCCTTGAGAGCCGTCTTGAAAAAGCTGGCGCCGGCAAAATTTACCTGATGCAGATCCAGATTATCCAGTCCGCATTTACTCAGACTCGACTCCTCCAGATTTGTATCTTTTATTCTGACATAACTCATTCTGGACGCATCCAGATTCATATCTGAAAGATTGCATTCCAGAAATGTCACATGCCGCATAATGCTGCCGTAAAAGTCGGCTCCAACAGCCTTGCAGGACTGAAAGGAACATCTTTTAAAATAGACATCCGTGAGGCTTGTGTTGGAAAAATCGCAGTTTTTAAAACGTACATCAGTAAAACTGGCTTCATCAAAGAAACAACTTATAAATTTACAGTTTTCAAAAGCCATCTTTTTGAAACGGAGCAGTTTTCCGTCAAACTTAGTGATAAACACTCCCTTAAAACAGCATCCCGTAATCTCTTCCTCAGATACTTTGGCAGCTTCCAGTACAGAAGAAACATTTTCTGTGACTGGCAGTTTTACAGGCGCTTTTGGTTCTTGAAACATTTTACTGTTCATATTTTACCTACATTTCTCTTTCGTCTTAATCTGTAACTTTAACGCAACTATTCAGTGACTCCCCACATTCATTTTTTGTTCTTAACTGTCAAGGTACTGAACAATCACACTTTAACCACAAATATCCCCACTTTTAACCTCAACCTTTGGAATTATTCCCATTCAATCGTAGCGTTTGGCTTCGGACTCATATCATAGCAGACACGGTTTACATTTTTAACTTCCTTCATGATACGGTCAGTGATCTTAAGAAGTATCTTCCAGTCAACTTCCTCAATAGTTGCTGTCATAGCATCCACTGTATTCACCGCACGGATGATCACTGGATATTCAAAACATCTGGCATTGTCACGTACTCCCACGGATTTGAAATCAGGAACAACCGTAAAATACTGCCATACTTTTTTATCCAGTCCTGCATTTTTGAACTCTTCACGCAGGATTGCGTCTGATTCACGTACCGCCTCGAGACGCTCCCTGGTAATGGCACCCAGACATCTCACGCCAAGACCTGGGCCTGGGAAAGGCTGTCTGTAAACCATTTCCTCCGGAAGTCCAAGCTCGATTCCACATGC is a window encoding:
- a CDS encoding ParA family protein, which translates into the protein MKETVSNGCKVLALCSQKGGVGKTTSCVNLAVGLAREGKRVLVVDNDPQGSMTASLGYHNPDELNVTLATILMKIVNEETFDDSLGILRHEEGIDLLPANIELAGMEVSLVNFMSRELVLRQYIDQVKGLYDYVLIDCMPSLGMLTINALACADAVLIPVQAAYLPVKGLEDLIRTIGKVRRQLNRGLSIEGILITMVDRRTTYARDITELIHDTYGSQIRIFTHNIPFSVRAAEISAEGISIFRHDPRGKVAEAYQYLTQEVLSDEE
- a CDS encoding cation diffusion facilitator family transporter; protein product: MEQVKKEFVSDEKAKKIALHVSGVSVAGNVLLSLFKLLAGIIGHSGAMISDAVHSASDVFGTIIAVLGVSISKRKSDADHQYGHDRLECVAAIVLAVILLATGLGIGISGLEKIIKGNSGDAAIPGVIALVAAVVSIVFKEWMYWYTRAAAKKINSGALMAEAWHHRSDALSSIGAFAGILGARLGYPILDPIASVIICLFIGKAAYDIFKDAVDKMVDKSCDDETLEQMRGIISKQAGVLSIDMLHTRLFGAKMYVDIEISADGTLSLEEGHEIAQKVHDAIEKEFPLVKHCMVHVNPV
- a CDS encoding site-specific integrase; this translates as MGVYKEGKNWKVQVYYKDWQGNRKRKQKRGFRTKGEAKEWERDFLQQQTQSVEIEFGNFLELYYKDMEVRLRENTMYTKRYIIDLKIKPYFEHKVLSEITVADIRNWQNELLKQNYSETYLKTINCQLGAIFNYAVRYYNLKDNPCRKAGSIGKSKGEPKDFWMQDEFETFLETVDDKPEAKMAFQFLYWTGMRIGELLALTYNDINLEEKTVSVNKSYQRLKGKDVITRPKTPKSIRVITLPDFLVEEFQEYCSHLYGIMKHERLFRFTKSYMEHCMVNGIEKSGVKRIRLHDLRHSHASMLVDMGVAPLEIAERLGHEKVETTLNTYSHLYPSTQSKLAGLLDKKYKNNSELEGDGVNG
- a CDS encoding plasmid mobilization protein, whose protein sequence is MASDRHGKHNKPTIAFRVTPYEQQVINERVKASGMKKQDYIVRSCIYNHVCVVGKRENLEILRSEAREMYTVLEEVSKDIKKDSPALSEQGMESMTERFLAFLDAMLWMLKGSKYLWEEKDNERNSK
- the guaA gene encoding glutamine-hydrolyzing GMP synthase, with product MKRETVIVLDFGGQYNQLIARRVRECNVYCEIYSYKTDIEKIKEIQPKGIIFTGGPNSVYLEDSPTYTKEIFELGIPVLGICYGAQLMMHLLGGQVGTAPVREYGKIEVTVEQSSKMFENVSEKTICWMSHNDYIAKEAPGFDIIAHTSDCPVAAVQNTEKNLYAVQFHPEVLHTQEGKKMLSNFVYNVCECSGDWKMVSFVEESIKAIREKVGDGKVLCALSGGVDSSVAAVMLSKAVGNQLTCVFVDHGLLRKNEGDEVEAVFGPEGPYNLNFIRVNAQERFYERLKGAEEPEDKRKIIGEEFIRVFEEEAKKIGTVDFLVQGTIYPDVVESGVGGESTVIKSHHNVGGLPDYVDFKEIIEPLRDLFKDEVRRAGLELGIPDYLVFRQPFPGPGLGIRIIGEVTAEKVEMVQEADAIWREEIANAGLDKEIGQYFAALTNMRSVGVMGDERTYDYAVALRAVTTTDFMTAESAEIPWDVIGKATNRIVNEVKHINRVMYDCTGKPPATIEFE
- a CDS encoding DNA-binding protein — protein: MSMTQEKMYMNVDDVCAVLGVSKAFAYKIMKGYNEELKERGFLVIPGKISTKFLAEKIYGMKVEE
- a CDS encoding ParB/RepB/Spo0J family partition protein: MKSRSASKIKLTSYDDLIGGAVLKDDIQEIPIGQLRDFVNHPFHVNDDDEMNELVESIKTQGILTALLVRPSKKGGYEIVSGHRRKHAAVLVGLTQVPVIIREMSDDDAVRAMVDSNLQREHILPSEKAFAYRMKMQAMNHQGVSGGISAETIGKAGNDSARQVYRYVRLTYLRKPILDAVDKDLMGIQTGVELSYLEPSEQIWLEEIHNTTGKYPSLEQAKKIKIRSEEKTLTKEILRLLIMGEKRKARTVTLKQNEINKYFTPDYDEQKMRSVIIELLEEWSNKNK
- a CDS encoding DUF6017 domain-containing protein, whose translation is MSIRATFSYFQGMEGDMYQFYRIPKLLFTSEYFKNLSCEAKVLYGLMLDRMSLSIKNRWLDEEDRVYIFFSVEEIMEMLNCGRNKAVNCLKELDQETGIGLIEKKRLGLGKANVIYVKNFSLREYPDEPAEMKIETDDPEYEEQIPCNFEENMPENAVNTQKFEKQTLRSLENKLQEVSKTNFKKFEKQTSGSLKNKLQEVSKANCNNTEYNDNESSKTESYPSIHHDRKDVDKMDERYAYRQIICDNIEYDILCQSYKPESVEELVELMLDAICTTKKYLQINGEAMPAQVVKNRLLKVGYEHIQYVFFSLSKNTTKVKNIRQYMLTVLYNAPVTINQFYDAEVRHDMYGG
- a CDS encoding MarR family transcriptional regulator, with the protein product MQNKLFLKAADVCELLEVSTTSAYEIIANLNSELEKKGYLVLKGKVPTKYFVERFYGIEDVCQIPQEKGVEWFHA
- a CDS encoding pentapeptide repeat-containing protein; protein product: MNSKMFQEPKAPVKLPVTENVSSVLEAAKVSEEEITGCCFKGVFITKFDGKLLRFKKMAFENCKFISCFFDEASFTDVRFKNCDFSNTSLTDVYFKRCSFQSCKAVGADFYGSIMRHVTFLECNLSDMNLDASRMSYVRIKDTNLEESSLSKCGLDNLDLHQVNFAGASFFKTALKGVDMSDCDMDRIIISDGKEELRGAVLNMSQAIVCAKRMGIVIKELETEN